The Chryseobacterium sp. 52 genome includes a region encoding these proteins:
- a CDS encoding T9SS type A sorting domain-containing protein, whose protein sequence is MKKIYLFSLLLCLQLFSAQFTENDIKFWVGTGSKKAYFIADFNDSDNPTSYAWGYRYDANNLTMEDLINAIDAADPKMEAEVPSGFLYSLNYNHHIPSLEDYWSTWSGLTAENMQPNNGVNNDPLINGKWYGISFGYGFTPTTPPLSHPSAPVAAYNAAWYNPSQITNWIGTGNNRSLVVIDFGTTSSAGEAHSFVFGIKYNGSLTAEQALQLIHAQAPYFNFTSNSNQISGLSLNNFTGNVSGTHTWKIFKGKDLSSWRGQADLAQIQLGNNDWLGLSFGQRIPFTPREASSSTLSVSDLHKKGFRMYPNPASDFIQIETDDDIKEVNIYAVSGQKLLTGNTARVNIQALKTGTYMMEIKTSKNTTIHKIIKK, encoded by the coding sequence ATGAAAAAGATCTATCTTTTTTCCCTGCTGCTATGTCTGCAGCTATTCTCAGCCCAGTTTACAGAGAATGACATTAAATTCTGGGTAGGAACAGGTTCCAAAAAAGCTTATTTCATCGCCGATTTTAATGACAGTGACAATCCAACCTCTTATGCGTGGGGATATCGCTACGATGCAAATAATCTTACCATGGAAGACCTCATCAACGCTATTGATGCAGCAGATCCGAAAATGGAAGCAGAAGTACCTTCTGGTTTTCTTTACAGCCTTAATTACAACCACCATATTCCAAGTCTGGAGGATTATTGGTCTACATGGTCAGGTCTTACTGCTGAAAATATGCAGCCTAACAATGGGGTAAACAATGACCCGTTAATCAACGGAAAATGGTATGGTATCTCTTTCGGGTATGGTTTTACCCCTACTACACCGCCTCTTTCTCATCCTTCAGCACCTGTAGCTGCATATAACGCTGCATGGTACAATCCTTCACAGATCACAAACTGGATTGGAACAGGAAACAATAGAAGCCTTGTCGTTATCGATTTTGGAACTACCAGTTCTGCCGGAGAAGCTCATTCTTTTGTGTTCGGAATTAAATATAACGGAAGTTTAACAGCAGAACAAGCTCTTCAGCTGATCCATGCTCAGGCTCCTTATTTTAATTTTACCTCAAACAGCAACCAGATCAGCGGGCTGTCACTCAATAACTTCACAGGAAATGTTTCCGGAACCCATACGTGGAAAATATTCAAAGGAAAGGATCTTTCAAGCTGGAGAGGACAGGCCGATCTAGCCCAGATCCAGTTGGGGAATAACGACTGGTTAGGCCTTAGCTTTGGACAGAGAATACCGTTTACTCCCAGAGAAGCATCAAGCTCTACCTTAAGTGTTTCCGATCTCCATAAAAAAGGTTTCAGAATGTATCCTAATCCTGCGAGTGATTTTATCCAGATAGAAACTGATGATGATATTAAAGAAGTGAATATCTATGCTGTTTCCGGACAGAAATTATTGACTGGAAATACGGCGAGAGTTAATATTCAGGCATTGAAAACCGGGACTTATATGATGGAAATTAAAACATCGAAAAATACGACGATTCATAAGATCATTAAAAAATAA
- a CDS encoding esterase-like activity of phytase family protein encodes MKKLLLSAMVLIVIASCKDDDKVNNQEINYAKLPQEFPFSKLATINGVDILNGGFGSGAAAHPTRKEEFYVITDRGPNTDYLNGKKFPAPNFTPTIMHFKINAEGNIEVIKYIKLKNPSGQPITGLPNPAGMGSTGETAYDSSGNVLGTDNYGLDSESIVAAADGTFWVSDEYGPHIVHYNAEGIELERISPIGVNTGPRKLPAVLAKRRANRGMEGLCITPDGKMLVGTIQSTMYVPTKALATNTTLTRIVTFDIATGQTRQYLYKQNGGASDSVCDITAISSTEFLVIERDGNFGSQGGTKKVYRINIAGASDVNGTDITAVDGLKINNKALEQSTWDEITNAGIKPVSKTLAVDLVAKLGYEHDKFEGIVYLGNNKLAVFNDDDFGILDDGNGNPKAKILPKTGKVDKGTMYVVDIQ; translated from the coding sequence ATGAAAAAACTGCTGTTATCGGCTATGGTACTCATCGTGATTGCATCGTGCAAAGATGATGATAAGGTGAATAACCAAGAGATCAACTATGCCAAGCTTCCTCAGGAATTTCCTTTTTCCAAACTGGCAACCATCAATGGAGTAGATATTCTTAACGGTGGATTCGGTTCCGGTGCAGCTGCCCATCCAACCAGAAAAGAAGAATTTTATGTCATCACAGACCGTGGTCCGAATACAGACTATCTGAATGGAAAAAAATTCCCGGCCCCGAATTTTACCCCTACTATTATGCACTTTAAAATCAATGCAGAAGGTAATATCGAGGTCATTAAATATATTAAACTGAAAAATCCTTCCGGGCAGCCCATCACAGGACTTCCAAATCCTGCTGGTATGGGAAGTACGGGAGAAACAGCTTATGATTCATCAGGAAATGTTTTAGGAACCGATAATTACGGTCTGGACAGCGAAAGTATTGTTGCGGCAGCAGACGGGACATTTTGGGTGTCTGATGAGTACGGACCTCATATTGTCCATTATAATGCAGAAGGAATAGAATTGGAAAGAATAAGCCCGATAGGTGTCAATACCGGCCCCCGAAAACTACCTGCAGTTTTGGCGAAAAGAAGAGCAAACAGAGGAATGGAAGGATTATGCATCACTCCGGACGGTAAAATGTTGGTAGGAACCATCCAGTCAACGATGTATGTCCCTACAAAAGCGCTCGCAACGAATACCACTTTAACAAGGATCGTGACTTTTGATATTGCAACAGGACAGACCAGACAGTACCTGTATAAGCAGAATGGAGGCGCATCAGATTCAGTATGTGATATTACAGCCATCAGCAGTACAGAATTTCTGGTGATCGAAAGAGACGGAAACTTTGGTTCTCAGGGCGGTACCAAAAAAGTATACAGAATTAATATAGCAGGAGCTTCAGATGTGAACGGAACCGATATAACGGCTGTTGACGGATTGAAGATCAATAATAAAGCGTTAGAGCAGTCTACCTGGGATGAAATTACGAATGCGGGAATCAAGCCTGTTTCTAAAACTTTGGCGGTAGATCTGGTTGCAAAACTGGGCTATGAGCATGATAAGTTTGAAGGAATCGTTTATTTAGGAAACAATAAACTGGCGGTTTTCAATGATGATGATTTCGGAATTCTGGATGACGGAAACGGAAATCCAAAAGCAAAGATCCTTCCTAAAACCGGAAAAGTAGACAAAGGAACAATGTATGTAGTCGATATTCAATAA
- the tpiA gene encoding triose-phosphate isomerase: MRRKIVAGNWKMNKNVIDAQQLMIQLLSYKNNNTTNCEVWIAPPSLYLMMAKDIFEKDEIGVFSQDMSEHESGAYTGEISVDMLESIDATGSLIGHSERRQYHGETDSHCNRKIKLALDKGLIPVYCNGETLEQRKAGQHFEVVKNQTEVALFTLSAEEIKKVVIAYEPVWAIGTGETASPEQAQEIHAHIRSIIAAKYGQEVADEVSILYGGSVKPDNAKEIFSQPDIDGGLIGGAALKLEDFSKIIEGFN, encoded by the coding sequence ATGAGAAGAAAAATAGTTGCAGGAAACTGGAAAATGAACAAAAATGTCATTGACGCACAACAGTTAATGATTCAATTACTGAGCTATAAGAATAATAACACCACCAACTGCGAAGTATGGATTGCACCGCCTTCTTTATATTTAATGATGGCTAAAGATATCTTTGAAAAGGATGAAATCGGTGTATTCTCTCAGGATATGAGCGAGCATGAAAGTGGTGCTTATACAGGAGAAATTTCTGTTGATATGCTGGAATCTATCGATGCAACCGGTTCATTGATCGGGCACTCTGAAAGAAGACAGTATCACGGTGAAACAGATTCTCACTGTAACAGAAAGATCAAATTAGCTCTTGATAAAGGATTAATTCCTGTATACTGTAACGGTGAAACACTTGAGCAGAGAAAAGCAGGACAGCATTTTGAAGTGGTAAAAAACCAGACTGAAGTAGCTCTTTTCACCCTTTCTGCTGAAGAGATCAAAAAAGTAGTGATCGCTTACGAACCTGTTTGGGCCATTGGAACCGGTGAAACGGCTTCTCCGGAGCAGGCTCAGGAAATCCATGCACACATCAGAAGTATCATTGCTGCAAAATACGGACAGGAAGTAGCAGACGAAGTTTCTATCCTTTACGGAGGTTCTGTGAAGCCGGATAATGCTAAAGAAATTTTCTCTCAGCCTGATATCGATGGTGGACTGATCGGAGGTGCAGCTTTAAAATTAGAAGATTTTTCTAAAATTATTGAAGGTTTTAATTAA
- a CDS encoding S9 family peptidase, with protein MNKFYLGILIMSASTIQSQKFPDLKAPIAEKQEHIREIHGDKVNDPYYWMIDYFKKGKDSTKVVDYLKAENTYWEGMMKDTEPFREELFKEMKARIKEKDESVPVFKNGYFYYTRTEAGKQYFKYCRKKGSLTAPEEILLDVDKLAEGHPYYAAAGFNISPDNTQLVYGVDDVSRRQYTLFLKDLTTGKTTDLGIKNTEGSAEWANDNKTIFYTEKNPVTLLSEKIKKHTLGTDPSKDVTVYEEKDKTNYISVYKSKNNKFILIYSGATTSSETRYLNADQPNGAFKVFQPRMKNVLYTITPLEDKFLIRTNKDALNFKIAEAPLDKTGVENWKDFVPHRSDVLMQGVSAFKNYLVFSERQNGLTQLVIYDRKTGKKEALRFEEPTYTISSLENPEYNTDNFRFGYTSMITPSSQFEQDLKTGKRILLKQQEVLGGYAKENYTTERLFATAKDGTKIPISIVYKKGFKKDGNSPVLLYAYGSYGSSMDASFSSTRLSLLNRGFAFAIAHIRGGQEMGRQWYEDGKMMKKKNTFTDFIDAGEYLVKEKYTSPKHLYAQGGSAGGLLMGAVANMSPNLWNGMISQVPFVDVVNTMLDESIPLTTNEYDEWGNPNNKEAYFYMKSYSPYENIEKKKYPNLLVTTGLHDSQVQYFEPAKWVSKLRDMKTDKNVLLLKTDMDYGHGGASGRFDYLKDIALVYAFMFKLEGIGK; from the coding sequence ATGAATAAATTTTATCTGGGAATATTAATCATGAGTGCTTCTACTATACAATCTCAAAAGTTTCCTGACCTTAAGGCTCCGATTGCTGAAAAGCAGGAACATATCCGGGAAATTCACGGTGATAAAGTGAATGATCCTTATTACTGGATGATCGACTATTTTAAAAAAGGAAAAGATTCTACAAAAGTCGTTGATTATCTGAAGGCAGAAAATACCTATTGGGAAGGTATGATGAAAGATACGGAGCCATTCAGAGAGGAGCTTTTTAAGGAAATGAAGGCCAGAATCAAGGAGAAAGATGAATCGGTACCTGTCTTTAAAAACGGATACTTCTATTATACCCGAACAGAAGCCGGGAAACAGTATTTCAAATACTGCAGAAAAAAGGGAAGTCTTACGGCTCCTGAAGAGATTCTTCTGGATGTAGATAAGCTTGCGGAAGGACATCCATATTATGCAGCAGCAGGTTTCAATATCAGCCCGGATAATACCCAGCTGGTGTACGGTGTTGATGATGTTTCCAGAAGACAGTATACTTTATTTTTAAAGGATCTTACCACCGGAAAAACTACAGATCTGGGCATCAAAAATACAGAAGGTTCTGCAGAGTGGGCCAATGATAATAAGACCATTTTTTATACTGAAAAGAATCCTGTCACCCTTTTGTCTGAAAAGATCAAAAAACATACGCTGGGAACAGATCCAAGCAAAGATGTGACTGTGTATGAGGAAAAAGATAAAACCAACTACATTTCGGTCTATAAATCTAAAAATAACAAGTTTATCCTGATCTATTCCGGGGCAACTACTTCTTCTGAAACCAGATATCTTAATGCTGACCAGCCGAACGGAGCTTTCAAAGTGTTCCAGCCAAGAATGAAGAATGTGTTGTACACCATTACTCCACTGGAAGATAAATTCCTGATCAGAACAAACAAAGATGCACTGAATTTCAAAATTGCAGAAGCTCCTTTAGACAAAACAGGCGTTGAAAACTGGAAAGATTTCGTTCCGCACAGAAGCGATGTTTTAATGCAGGGAGTGAGTGCTTTTAAAAATTATCTGGTTTTCAGTGAAAGACAGAACGGGCTTACGCAACTGGTTATTTATGACCGAAAAACGGGTAAAAAAGAAGCCTTAAGATTTGAAGAACCGACTTATACTATTTCTTCGCTGGAAAATCCTGAATACAATACAGATAATTTCCGTTTTGGCTATACTTCAATGATAACGCCTTCGTCTCAATTTGAACAGGATCTGAAGACGGGGAAAAGAATATTACTAAAGCAGCAGGAAGTTCTTGGAGGTTATGCTAAAGAGAACTACACGACTGAAAGACTTTTTGCAACAGCAAAAGACGGTACAAAAATTCCAATTTCCATTGTGTATAAAAAAGGATTTAAAAAGGATGGAAACAGTCCGGTGTTGCTGTATGCCTATGGCTCTTACGGAAGCTCTATGGATGCATCTTTCAGCAGTACAAGGCTGAGTCTTCTGAACAGAGGTTTTGCTTTTGCTATCGCTCACATCCGTGGCGGTCAGGAAATGGGAAGACAATGGTATGAAGACGGAAAAATGATGAAAAAGAAGAATACTTTTACCGATTTCATCGATGCCGGAGAATATCTTGTGAAAGAAAAATATACTTCCCCAAAACATCTGTATGCCCAGGGTGGAAGTGCCGGAGGACTTCTGATGGGTGCTGTAGCGAATATGAGTCCGAATTTATGGAACGGTATGATTTCACAGGTTCCTTTCGTAGATGTGGTCAACACCATGCTTGACGAAAGTATTCCTTTGACAACCAACGAATATGATGAATGGGGAAATCCAAATAATAAGGAAGCCTATTTCTATATGAAATCTTACTCACCATACGAAAATATAGAAAAGAAAAAATACCCTAACCTTCTGGTAACGACAGGTCTTCATGATTCTCAGGTACAGTATTTTGAGCCTGCAAAATGGGTTTCAAAGCTTAGAGACATGAAAACGGATAAAAACGTATTACTCTTAAAAACAGACATGGATTATGGCCACGGCGGAGCTTCAGGAAGATTTGATTATCTGAAGGATATTGCTTTGGTGTATGCTTTTATGTTTAAATTAGAAGGAATCGGTAAGTAG
- a CDS encoding TerB family tellurite resistance protein translates to MQKSNKSIAGYHLLMILSSVDGEFAPEEGMMVQQYMADEFPFRMNLDNELETLALLQPEEWKDHFEFHAGCFYDDSTEDERVKFAQFAKTLIKADHKVTDEEHTFYKLLKNLWNLA, encoded by the coding sequence ATGCAAAAATCAAATAAATCCATCGCCGGTTACCATTTATTAATGATCCTTTCTTCTGTAGACGGAGAATTCGCTCCTGAAGAAGGAATGATGGTACAGCAGTATATGGCAGACGAATTTCCTTTCAGAATGAATCTTGATAATGAACTGGAAACACTGGCCCTTTTACAGCCTGAGGAATGGAAAGATCATTTTGAATTCCATGCAGGATGTTTTTATGACGACTCTACGGAAGATGAGCGCGTAAAATTTGCACAGTTTGCTAAAACCCTGATCAAAGCTGATCATAAAGTCACAGATGAAGAACATACTTTCTACAAGCTTTTGAAAAATTTGTGGAATTTAGCATAA
- a CDS encoding BT_3928 family protein codes for MIKGLLRFIIAVIFILSGFVKAVDLVGFSFKMEEYFAPSVFNMPFLEKFALLFSIIVVVLELFLGFMLLLKLKLKFTLSALIALCIFFGFLTFYSAYFNVVTDCGCFGDAVKFTPWQSFIKDIVLLVGLIFVFILYRKEFTKKDAYGGTTKESSGKVRYSILGIFSLVMIYIMAQGIMHEPLIDFRDYKIGTNIKSEKEKINKTPSEYKTFYSLKNQKTGEALKVNQDDYIKETKYWAEGSPWKIEEGKNESVLTKEGYKSEIVKFKIEDPTGMDITDEIINAPKAVLVFSYHPKEVSADLIQKVEAKVNAQKGAVIYGISTDQNSFKTIKNAMMDGTAIKTIARSNPFVLILEKGKIVDKQPAKDYVN; via the coding sequence ATGATCAAAGGTTTATTACGCTTTATTATTGCTGTTATCTTCATTCTTTCAGGCTTTGTAAAGGCTGTGGATCTGGTAGGATTTTCTTTCAAAATGGAAGAATATTTTGCGCCATCGGTTTTCAATATGCCCTTTCTGGAAAAATTTGCGCTTCTGTTCTCGATCATTGTCGTCGTACTGGAGCTTTTCTTAGGATTTATGCTGCTTTTAAAGCTGAAGCTTAAGTTCACACTTTCAGCGTTAATTGCCCTTTGTATCTTCTTTGGGTTCCTTACTTTTTATTCTGCCTATTTCAATGTAGTAACGGACTGCGGATGTTTTGGAGACGCAGTGAAGTTTACGCCATGGCAGAGTTTTATTAAAGATATTGTACTTCTTGTGGGTCTTATTTTTGTGTTTATTCTGTATAGAAAAGAATTTACTAAAAAGGACGCGTATGGAGGGACTACAAAAGAGTCTTCAGGAAAGGTGAGATATTCTATTTTAGGTATTTTCTCTCTGGTTATGATCTACATTATGGCTCAGGGGATTATGCATGAACCGCTGATTGATTTCCGTGACTACAAGATCGGAACGAATATCAAATCTGAAAAGGAAAAGATCAATAAAACCCCTTCTGAATATAAGACTTTTTATTCCCTTAAAAATCAAAAAACCGGAGAGGCTTTAAAGGTTAATCAGGATGATTATATTAAAGAAACAAAGTACTGGGCAGAAGGTTCTCCATGGAAAATTGAAGAGGGAAAGAATGAATCGGTTCTTACAAAAGAAGGTTATAAATCTGAGATCGTAAAATTTAAAATTGAAGATCCAACAGGGATGGATATCACAGACGAAATCATCAATGCACCTAAAGCGGTGTTGGTTTTCTCCTATCATCCAAAAGAGGTTTCTGCGGATCTTATTCAGAAAGTTGAGGCTAAAGTGAATGCGCAGAAAGGAGCTGTGATCTACGGTATTTCTACGGATCAGAACAGTTTCAAAACAATTAAAAATGCTATGATGGACGGCACTGCAATTAAAACTATTGCAAGAAGTAATCCTTTTGTACTGATATTGGAGAAAGGAAAAATTGTAGACAAACAGCCTGCAAAAGACTATGTCAATTAA
- a CDS encoding DUF1599 domain-containing protein, protein MSKTSVQFGKVISECRDLFSKKLQDYGAAWRVLRPSSITDQIYIKVNRIRTLQMTDKKMVDESEEDEFIAIVNYSIIGLIQLEKGLSNDFNENGEEILSLYDKYSHEAQALMERKNHDYGEAWRDMRISSITDLIYQKVLRTKQIEDNQGRTIVSEGLDANYFDMLNYAVFCLIKFSEKENISEPKK, encoded by the coding sequence ATGTCAAAAACATCAGTACAGTTCGGGAAAGTTATTAGTGAGTGTCGTGATCTTTTCAGTAAAAAATTGCAGGATTACGGTGCAGCGTGGAGGGTTTTAAGACCCAGTTCCATTACGGATCAGATTTACATTAAAGTGAACAGGATTCGTACGCTGCAGATGACGGATAAAAAAATGGTGGATGAAAGTGAAGAGGATGAATTCATTGCGATTGTCAACTACTCTATTATCGGACTTATTCAGCTTGAAAAAGGACTTTCTAATGATTTTAATGAAAACGGTGAGGAGATACTTAGCCTTTATGACAAATATTCTCATGAGGCCCAGGCTTTAATGGAAAGAAAGAATCATGATTATGGTGAAGCGTGGAGGGATATGAGAATTTCATCGATCACCGATCTTATTTACCAAAAAGTATTGAGAACAAAACAGATTGAAGACAATCAAGGAAGAACCATCGTTTCTGAAGGTCTGGATGCGAATTATTTCGATATGCTGAATTATGCTGTTTTCTGCCTGATTAAGTTCTCTGAAAAAGAAAATATTTCCGAACCCAAAAAATAA
- the folP gene encoding dihydropteroate synthase has translation MLSNTLTSTPFHSINCNGRLIHLDTPKIMGILNLTPDSFSDGGKFNHEKSALEHAGKMLKEGAEIIDIGPQSTRPNAEFLSSEDEIRRIGNMISQIKKEFPEVLISLDTFYAETVKFGFNEGIDIINDISGGQYDDKMFDAAAETKLPYILMHVNPSYDTMHDKVKFQDITLEVNRFFAKKTNELLEKGVKDIILDPGFGFGKTVEDQMKMIGETEYLSFGKYPLLIGISRKSFIYKPLGKSPLDINEETQKLHLKVLEQGAKILRVHDVAEAAVTIRQFCEKNKKC, from the coding sequence ATGCTCTCAAACACTCTCACTAGCACACCATTTCACTCCATCAATTGTAATGGCAGACTTATTCATCTGGACACTCCAAAGATTATGGGAATCCTCAATCTTACTCCGGATTCATTTTCGGATGGCGGGAAGTTTAATCATGAAAAATCGGCACTTGAACATGCCGGAAAAATGTTGAAAGAAGGTGCAGAAATTATTGATATTGGACCCCAGTCAACCCGTCCGAATGCTGAGTTTTTAAGCAGTGAAGATGAAATAAGAAGAATCGGAAATATGATTTCCCAGATTAAAAAAGAGTTTCCGGAAGTACTGATATCCCTGGATACTTTCTACGCTGAAACCGTGAAATTCGGTTTTAATGAAGGAATTGATATAATCAACGATATTTCAGGAGGACAGTATGATGATAAGATGTTTGATGCTGCAGCTGAAACAAAGCTTCCTTATATTCTGATGCATGTGAATCCGTCTTATGACACCATGCATGATAAAGTGAAATTTCAAGACATTACACTGGAAGTTAACCGTTTTTTTGCTAAAAAGACCAATGAATTGCTTGAAAAGGGAGTCAAAGATATTATTCTTGATCCCGGTTTTGGTTTCGGAAAAACAGTTGAAGATCAAATGAAAATGATTGGTGAAACTGAATATTTGAGTTTTGGAAAATACCCTCTGCTCATAGGCATTTCCAGAAAATCATTTATCTATAAACCCCTTGGGAAATCTCCTCTGGACATCAATGAAGAAACACAGAAACTTCATCTGAAAGTGCTGGAGCAGGGAGCCAAGATTCTGAGAGTTCACGATGTCGCTGAAGCTGCTGTAACCATCAGACAGTTTTGCGAAAAAAATAAAAAGTGTTAA
- the ilvE gene encoding branched-chain-amino-acid transaminase: MYYSDKTIVYFDGNFLKAEEAGMDLYGQSLHYGYSVFEGIKSYRTDHGTRIFKAEEHYERLKRSAELMHIPFDYTVTELTDLTYELLERNGFSDAYIRPLVTCSPNMSLSKGKKSYLSLLAWEWSNGYLAGKMKIMTSGFQRPNPKAFKIEAKVGGHYVNSILACQDAKEKGYDEALLLDENGNVAESSGANIFYEKDGVLFTPAKGNILPGITRQTVFEICSELNIPVKETFFKPEEMRGADAAFFCGTAAEIVALDSLDDVPFTKNWKGTASEKVQQTYLKWVRVLSL, encoded by the coding sequence ATGTATTACAGCGACAAAACGATCGTGTATTTTGATGGAAACTTCTTAAAGGCCGAAGAAGCAGGAATGGATCTGTACGGCCAGTCACTTCATTACGGTTATTCTGTTTTTGAAGGCATTAAATCCTACAGGACTGATCACGGAACCAGAATATTCAAGGCAGAAGAACATTATGAAAGACTGAAAAGATCAGCAGAACTGATGCATATTCCATTCGATTATACAGTCACTGAATTGACAGATCTCACCTATGAGCTTTTAGAACGCAACGGGTTCAGTGACGCTTATATCCGTCCATTGGTTACCTGCTCACCCAATATGTCGCTTTCAAAAGGAAAAAAATCCTATCTGTCCCTGCTCGCCTGGGAATGGAGCAACGGATATCTCGCAGGCAAAATGAAGATCATGACCTCAGGCTTCCAACGTCCAAATCCTAAAGCCTTTAAAATAGAAGCCAAAGTAGGCGGACATTACGTCAATTCTATTCTGGCCTGTCAGGATGCTAAAGAAAAAGGATATGATGAAGCACTGTTACTTGATGAAAACGGCAATGTCGCTGAAAGTTCAGGAGCCAATATATTTTACGAAAAAGACGGGGTATTATTCACTCCGGCAAAAGGAAACATATTGCCGGGCATAACAAGACAGACCGTTTTTGAAATATGCAGTGAACTTAATATTCCCGTTAAGGAAACCTTCTTTAAACCTGAAGAAATGAGAGGAGCTGATGCCGCTTTTTTCTGTGGTACGGCAGCCGAAATTGTAGCGTTGGATTCTTTGGATGATGTTCCTTTCACCAAAAACTGGAAAGGTACAGCAAGTGAAAAAGTACAGCAGACCTATCTGAAATGGGTAAGAGTTCTGTCATTGTAA
- the ilvD gene encoding dihydroxy-acid dehydratase, with translation MLNKYSKTFTQNREQPAAKAMLYGIGFTDEDMQKAQIGIASMGYDGNTCNMHLNDLAKVVKKGTWDYGLAGLIFNTIGVSDGMSNGTDGMRYSLVSRDVIADSIEAICGAQYYDGIIALPGCDKNMPGTIIAMGRLDRPSIMVYGGTIAPGCYKKEPLNIVSAFEALGKKIAGEISEEDFDGVIKNSCPGAGACGGMYTANTMSSAIEALGMSLPYSSSNPALSKEKQDECLEAGKYIKILLEKDIKPSDIMTRKAFENALRLIIILGGSTNAVLHFIAMAKSVDVSITQDDFQKMSDCTPVLADLKPSGKYLMQDLHDHGGTPAVMKYLLEEGLLHGDCLTVTGKTIAENLENVTGLDFTKQKIIRPLSNPIKETGHLRILYGNLAEKGSVAKITGKEGEKFSGKARVFDGEKDLIKGIENGRVQHGDVIVIRHEGPKGAPGMPEMLKPTSALIGAGLGGSVALITDGRFSGGTHGFVVGHITPEAYEGGLIAFVKDNDLIEIDAVNNTIQLKVSQEEIDQRKKGWQKPELKVKKGLLYKYALTVSSAAEGCVTDEIT, from the coding sequence ATGTTAAATAAATATTCAAAAACATTCACACAGAACAGAGAACAGCCGGCAGCCAAAGCAATGCTCTACGGAATCGGTTTCACAGATGAAGACATGCAGAAAGCCCAGATAGGAATTGCCAGTATGGGCTACGATGGGAATACCTGCAATATGCACCTTAACGATCTTGCGAAAGTCGTAAAAAAAGGAACCTGGGATTACGGTCTTGCAGGTTTGATATTCAATACCATTGGCGTAAGTGACGGAATGAGCAACGGTACAGACGGCATGCGGTATTCACTCGTAAGCCGCGATGTAATAGCAGACAGTATTGAAGCCATCTGCGGAGCACAGTATTATGACGGAATCATTGCTTTACCGGGCTGTGACAAGAATATGCCCGGAACTATTATCGCTATGGGAAGACTGGACAGACCGTCCATTATGGTATACGGTGGAACAATAGCTCCCGGATGTTATAAAAAAGAGCCGCTTAATATTGTATCAGCCTTTGAAGCGCTGGGTAAAAAAATTGCAGGAGAAATTTCAGAAGAAGATTTTGATGGGGTAATTAAAAATTCCTGTCCCGGTGCAGGAGCCTGTGGAGGAATGTATACCGCCAATACAATGTCTTCAGCTATAGAAGCATTGGGAATGAGCCTTCCGTACTCTTCTTCAAATCCAGCTTTGAGCAAAGAAAAACAGGATGAATGTCTGGAAGCCGGAAAATACATAAAAATTCTTCTGGAGAAAGATATCAAACCCTCAGATATCATGACCCGTAAAGCTTTCGAAAATGCCCTTCGTCTGATCATCATTCTTGGAGGTAGCACCAATGCCGTTCTGCATTTCATTGCTATGGCTAAAAGTGTTGACGTGTCTATAACCCAGGATGATTTCCAGAAAATGAGCGATTGTACGCCGGTACTGGCAGACCTTAAACCCAGCGGAAAATACCTGATGCAGGATCTTCATGACCATGGAGGAACGCCAGCCGTTATGAAATACCTGCTTGAAGAAGGTTTATTGCATGGCGACTGTCTTACGGTTACCGGAAAAACCATCGCTGAAAATCTTGAAAATGTTACAGGTCTTGATTTTACAAAACAAAAGATTATCCGACCCTTATCAAATCCTATTAAGGAAACAGGCCATCTGAGAATATTATACGGTAACCTGGCAGAAAAGGGGAGCGTAGCGAAGATCACCGGAAAAGAAGGTGAAAAATTTTCAGGAAAAGCCAGAGTATTCGATGGAGAAAAAGATCTGATTAAAGGAATTGAAAATGGAAGAGTACAACATGGAGACGTGATCGTAATCCGTCATGAAGGTCCAAAAGGTGCACCAGGTATGCCGGAAATGCTGAAACCTACAAGTGCTCTGATCGGAGCAGGTTTAGGAGGAAGCGTAGCCTTAATTACCGATGGGCGATTCAGTGGCGGAACCCATGGTTTTGTGGTAGGGCATATCACACCTGAAGCCTATGAAGGCGGTCTGATTGCCTTTGTGAAAGACAATGACCTTATCGAAATAGATGCTGTGAATAATACGATACAGCTAAAAGTTTCCCAAGAAGAAATTGATCAGAGAAAAAAAGGATGGCAAAAACCTGAACTTAAAGTAAAGAAAGGATTGCTGTATAAATATGCACTTACCGTATCATCAGCTGCTGAAGGCTGTGTAACAGACGAAATCACTTAA